One window of Brachybacterium ginsengisoli genomic DNA carries:
- a CDS encoding extracellular solute-binding protein, with product MTISPFTRRTVLATSAVLASSAALAACGGGSESTDTSEKIDNPDDNINTEGMPIVDGPVKISLMSRRPNTTAEDWNTIAAAKEAQSITNIEVDWGLVAEEATAERRNLMLTSGDYPEAFYRSGVPGGDIAKYGEQGVFVALNDLIEKYMPNLKARLEETPALRTGLTFPDENIYSLPGIYDPTTLGLRYQTKLWARQDWLDAAGMSTPETVDEYRAFLEEVKGTQKGAVPLGGQGLGSIFASLYGTFGIANQGTDAGAAVDLDPETGAVRYYPTSDGYREMLTFLHGLYADGLLQQDIFATDFAAFTAAGTDGKLGSCAIQAPAGYFGKVGESYAALKPLVRSAGDEPAWHAVRSELSSIGNFVMTDNCEHPVEMARWMDFWYSEEGAKLFFLGVEGESYEMVDGRAELLPAITEAASIDEGLQEHALYLGGWYPGWATGDWFRGVETSEQSTEGAKVVEPFALKEVWPAFTFSAEESQNITTMGNDITKYADESVAAFITGERSLDEWDDHLATFDTIGLADYVATHQTAHERRS from the coding sequence ATGACCATCTCCCCGTTCACCCGCCGCACCGTTCTGGCCACCTCCGCCGTCCTCGCCTCCTCCGCGGCCCTCGCGGCCTGCGGCGGCGGCTCCGAGAGCACGGACACCTCCGAGAAGATCGACAACCCCGACGACAACATCAACACCGAGGGCATGCCGATCGTCGACGGGCCGGTGAAGATCTCGCTGATGAGCCGTCGGCCGAACACCACCGCCGAGGACTGGAACACGATCGCCGCCGCGAAGGAGGCGCAGTCGATCACGAACATCGAGGTGGACTGGGGACTGGTCGCCGAGGAGGCCACGGCCGAGCGCCGCAACCTCATGCTCACCAGCGGCGACTACCCGGAGGCCTTCTACCGCAGCGGCGTCCCCGGCGGCGACATCGCCAAGTACGGCGAGCAGGGCGTGTTCGTCGCGCTGAACGACCTGATCGAGAAGTACATGCCCAACCTCAAGGCCCGTCTGGAGGAGACCCCGGCCCTGCGCACCGGCCTGACCTTCCCGGACGAGAACATCTACTCCCTGCCCGGCATCTACGACCCGACCACCCTGGGGCTGCGCTACCAGACCAAGCTCTGGGCGCGCCAGGACTGGCTCGACGCCGCCGGGATGAGCACCCCCGAGACCGTCGACGAGTACCGCGCCTTCCTCGAGGAGGTCAAGGGCACCCAGAAGGGCGCGGTCCCGCTGGGCGGGCAGGGCCTCGGCAGCATCTTCGCCAGCCTCTACGGCACCTTCGGGATCGCGAACCAGGGCACCGACGCCGGCGCCGCGGTGGATCTGGATCCGGAGACGGGCGCCGTGCGCTACTACCCCACCAGCGACGGCTACCGGGAGATGCTCACCTTCCTCCACGGCCTCTACGCCGACGGCCTGCTCCAGCAGGACATCTTCGCGACGGACTTCGCGGCCTTCACCGCCGCGGGCACCGACGGGAAGCTCGGCTCGTGCGCCATCCAGGCGCCGGCCGGGTACTTCGGGAAGGTGGGCGAGAGCTACGCCGCCCTCAAGCCCCTGGTGCGCAGCGCGGGCGATGAGCCGGCCTGGCACGCGGTGCGCTCGGAGCTGTCCTCGATCGGCAACTTCGTCATGACCGACAACTGCGAGCACCCGGTCGAGATGGCCCGCTGGATGGACTTCTGGTACAGCGAGGAGGGCGCGAAGCTGTTCTTCCTGGGCGTCGAGGGCGAGAGCTACGAGATGGTCGACGGCCGCGCGGAGCTGCTGCCCGCGATCACGGAGGCCGCGTCGATCGACGAGGGGCTCCAGGAGCACGCCCTGTACCTGGGCGGCTGGTACCCGGGCTGGGCCACCGGCGACTGGTTCCGCGGCGTGGAGACCTCCGAGCAGTCCACCGAGGGGGCGAAGGTCGTCGAGCCCTTCGCGCTCAAGGAGGTCTGGCCGGCGTTCACCTTCTCCGCCGAGGAGTCCCAGAACATCACCACCATGGGCAACGACATCACGAAGTATGCCGACGAGTCCGTCGCCGCGTTCATCACCGGCGAGCGCTCGCTCGACGAGTGGGACGACCACCTGGCGACCTTCGACACGATCGGCCTGGCGGACTACGTGGCCACCCACCAGACGGCGCACGAGCGCCGCAGCTGA
- a CDS encoding DUF624 domain-containing protein, translating into MSAPTRGAAGALVGGLDALLRRAVQLVWLNLWWTLFTLRGGILLGIGPATVGAHAVASAWARGEREVDVRGTMSACWHRHRRLAAPAGLLALALTASLALTWWLSRGQAPIPAAITQGLVLLAALLLAATLPYLALVIERTDGRGAPLTRTSHLFAAGLALGMSRPVLTLALMTIWIGWPVLLLASGWPGLLPVLGVAIPLAASARCLERVLPRSASAPPRFPPTDTDHDHQTDTDTDSDHAPHPMHVSERTS; encoded by the coding sequence ATGAGCGCCCCGACGCGCGGCGCCGCCGGCGCCCTCGTCGGCGGGCTGGACGCCCTGCTGCGTCGCGCCGTGCAGCTGGTGTGGCTGAACCTGTGGTGGACGCTTTTCACCCTGCGCGGCGGGATCCTGCTGGGCATCGGCCCGGCCACCGTCGGCGCCCATGCCGTGGCGAGCGCCTGGGCTCGCGGCGAGCGGGAGGTGGACGTGCGCGGCACGATGTCCGCCTGCTGGCACCGGCACCGGCGCCTCGCCGCACCCGCCGGCCTGCTCGCGCTCGCGCTCACGGCGTCCCTGGCGCTGACCTGGTGGCTCTCCCGCGGGCAGGCCCCGATCCCGGCGGCCATCACGCAGGGCCTGGTGCTGCTGGCGGCGCTGCTGCTCGCCGCCACGCTCCCCTATCTGGCCCTGGTGATCGAGCGGACCGACGGCCGGGGCGCACCCCTGACCCGGACCTCGCACCTCTTCGCCGCCGGGCTCGCGCTCGGGATGAGCCGGCCCGTGCTCACCCTCGCCCTGATGACGATCTGGATCGGCTGGCCGGTGCTGCTGCTGGCCTCCGGCTGGCCGGGCCTGCTGCCCGTGCTCGGCGTCGCGATCCCCCTCGCCGCCTCCGCCCGGTGCCTCGAGCGCGTGCTGCCCCGCAGCGCGTCGGCGCCTCCCCGCTTCCCACCGACCGACACCGACCACGACCACCAGACCGACACCGACACCGACTCCGACCACGCACCCCACCCGATGCACGTCTCCGAGAGGACATCATGA
- a CDS encoding carbohydrate ABC transporter permease, translated as MTTTTEPRDRLATDRLDGSRVIHKAVGSRDDTWFDRLNVVFVVLIVLVIGYPLWFVVIASISDPLAVQSGKVWLWPVEITTAGYERVFGHSAIWIGYRNSIVYTVVGVAVHLALVLPCAYALSRRHMVGRTLVTWYILFTMLFSGGIIPTYLLVRNLGMLDTMWAVILPGAVGAWSILVGRAFFTQTVPEELGEAAKVDGASDLQTFVRIALPLSLPIIVTLGLFHGVGLWNEYFKALIYLSDRDKFPLQLVLRELLIVSQDPSAGGGAGQGGDAGSIVEQVRLAGLIKYAVMILASLPLLIIYPFLQRFFTQGVLIGSVKG; from the coding sequence ATGACGACGACGACAGAGCCCCGCGACCGGCTCGCCACCGACCGGCTCGACGGGTCCCGTGTGATCCACAAGGCGGTGGGCAGCCGCGACGACACCTGGTTCGACCGCCTCAACGTGGTCTTCGTGGTGCTGATCGTGCTGGTGATCGGCTACCCCTTGTGGTTCGTGGTCATCGCCTCGATCAGCGATCCCCTGGCAGTGCAGTCCGGGAAGGTGTGGCTGTGGCCGGTGGAGATCACCACGGCCGGCTACGAGCGGGTGTTCGGCCACTCGGCGATCTGGATCGGCTACCGCAACTCGATCGTCTACACGGTCGTGGGAGTGGCGGTCCATCTGGCCCTCGTGCTGCCCTGCGCGTACGCCCTCTCCCGCCGCCACATGGTCGGGCGCACGCTCGTGACCTGGTACATCCTGTTCACGATGCTGTTCTCCGGCGGCATCATCCCCACCTATCTGCTGGTGCGGAACCTGGGGATGCTGGACACCATGTGGGCGGTGATCCTGCCCGGGGCCGTCGGCGCCTGGTCGATCCTGGTGGGCCGGGCCTTCTTCACCCAGACGGTCCCCGAGGAGCTCGGGGAGGCCGCGAAGGTCGACGGCGCGAGCGACCTGCAGACCTTCGTGCGGATCGCCCTGCCGCTGTCCCTGCCGATCATCGTCACCCTCGGCCTGTTCCACGGGGTGGGCCTGTGGAACGAGTACTTCAAGGCGCTCATCTACCTCAGCGACCGGGACAAGTTCCCGCTGCAGCTGGTGCTGCGCGAGCTGCTGATCGTCTCCCAGGACCCCTCCGCCGGAGGCGGGGCCGGGCAGGGCGGCGACGCGGGCTCGATCGTGGAGCAGGTGCGCCTGGCCGGGCTGATCAAGTACGCGGTGATGATCCTGGCGTCGCTGCCGCTGCTGATCATCTACCCCTTCCTCCAGCGCTTCTTCACCCAGGGCGTGCTGATCGGGTCGGTGAAGGGATGA
- a CDS encoding ABC transporter permease, whose product MSALSPASEAPPTAPGPSGTAAVRPAPPSRRRRLRRGFAASWQLYLLAAPALVFFLVFNYVPMYGVQIAFKEFIATRGITGSPWTGLENFERFFSSFYFWRLLRNTLILSVYQLILFPLPIILALSLNELRSRIFKKFTQTLTYAPHFVSTVVVVGMLFAFLDPNTGLINHVLGLVGIDPIQFMQSPAWFRHLYVWSGVWQSLGWGTIIYLAALAGVNPELHQAAEVDGANRLQRIRHVNLPAIMPTVVILLILDFGSFMSVGFEKVLLMTNDLNAETADVIQTFVYETGLLQGQYSYAAAVGLFDSVINILLLITVNHLARRFSENSLW is encoded by the coding sequence ATGTCCGCCCTATCCCCCGCCTCCGAGGCGCCGCCGACGGCGCCGGGCCCGTCGGGCACCGCCGCGGTGCGCCCCGCCCCGCCCTCGCGCCGGCGCCGCCTGCGTCGGGGCTTCGCCGCGAGCTGGCAGCTTTACCTCCTGGCCGCCCCTGCGCTGGTCTTCTTCCTGGTCTTCAACTACGTGCCGATGTACGGCGTGCAGATCGCGTTCAAGGAGTTCATCGCCACCCGCGGGATCACCGGCAGCCCCTGGACGGGCCTGGAGAACTTCGAGCGCTTCTTCAGCTCGTTCTACTTCTGGCGGCTGCTGCGCAACACCCTGATCCTCAGCGTCTACCAGCTGATCCTCTTCCCGCTGCCGATCATCCTGGCGCTCTCGCTCAACGAGCTGCGCAGCCGGATCTTCAAGAAGTTCACCCAGACCCTCACCTACGCGCCGCACTTCGTCTCCACCGTGGTGGTGGTCGGCATGCTGTTCGCCTTCCTCGACCCCAACACCGGCCTGATCAACCACGTTCTGGGACTCGTGGGCATCGACCCGATCCAGTTCATGCAGAGCCCGGCCTGGTTCCGGCATCTGTACGTGTGGTCCGGCGTGTGGCAGTCGCTGGGCTGGGGCACGATCATCTACCTCGCCGCGCTCGCGGGCGTGAACCCCGAGCTCCACCAGGCCGCGGAGGTCGACGGCGCCAACCGCCTGCAACGGATCCGCCACGTGAACCTCCCCGCCATCATGCCCACGGTGGTCATCCTGCTCATCCTCGACTTCGGCAGCTTCATGTCCGTCGGCTTCGAGAAGGTGCTGCTGATGACCAACGACCTCAACGCGGAGACGGCGGACGTCATCCAGACCTTCGTCTACGAGACCGGCCTGCTCCAGGGCCAGTACAGCTACGCCGCGGCCGTGGGCCTGTTCGACTCGGTCATCAACATCCTGCTGCTGATCACCGTGAACCACCTCGCCCGTAGATTCTCCGAGAACAGTCTGTGGTGA
- a CDS encoding Gfo/Idh/MocA family protein → MISPVFAPDSVRVGLVGSGQRAASYLRNVPSDMMDAVRLAAIADPHRSQREAFAELFSATPELLDDGVEMIRERELDAVIVATPNDRHVPYAIAAMERGLPLLVEKPVATTLEGLTALWRADRARESGRTVVGFVLRYTPFYQRVREIVRSGRLGEVLAVQADENLGTGLTMVQYQGWRQDVGRSGGWMLEKCCHDLDVLGYVLDSRPVRVQSMASARVFRPRPEGEQLARFQPSAGTAEMDFGTEAERAALQETMQHSPYSPSGLPDRQVATIEFASGVMATFTSVMAQPRSTRRLRIFGTEGLLEGDLSARSIELSFPDPAGGSSMSTESERVEIGASGHHGGDEVLCDTFWRLAAGQDVVPRADLEDGIDAVLCAMALQDSARTGQGVEIDPLRRTVLGAGELVG, encoded by the coding sequence ATGATCAGCCCTGTTTTTGCGCCCGATTCCGTGCGGGTAGGCCTCGTCGGATCCGGCCAGCGCGCGGCCTCCTACTTACGTAATGTGCCGTCCGATATGATGGACGCGGTGCGACTCGCGGCGATCGCCGATCCACACCGGTCCCAGCGCGAGGCGTTCGCCGAGCTCTTCTCCGCGACCCCGGAGCTCCTCGACGACGGCGTCGAGATGATCCGGGAGCGCGAGCTGGACGCGGTGATCGTGGCGACCCCGAACGACCGCCACGTGCCCTATGCGATCGCGGCGATGGAGCGCGGACTGCCCCTCCTGGTCGAGAAGCCGGTCGCCACCACCCTCGAGGGCCTGACCGCCCTGTGGCGGGCGGACCGCGCCCGGGAATCGGGCCGCACCGTCGTCGGCTTCGTGCTGCGGTACACGCCCTTCTACCAGCGGGTGCGGGAGATCGTCCGCTCGGGCCGCCTGGGCGAGGTCCTGGCCGTGCAGGCCGACGAGAACCTCGGGACCGGGCTGACGATGGTCCAGTATCAGGGCTGGCGGCAGGACGTCGGCCGCTCCGGCGGCTGGATGCTCGAGAAGTGCTGCCACGACCTCGACGTGCTCGGCTACGTGCTCGACTCCCGACCGGTGCGGGTCCAGTCGATGGCCTCGGCGCGCGTCTTCCGCCCGCGGCCCGAGGGCGAGCAGCTGGCGCGGTTCCAGCCCTCCGCCGGCACGGCGGAGATGGACTTCGGCACCGAGGCGGAGCGTGCGGCGCTGCAGGAGACGATGCAGCACTCCCCCTACTCGCCCTCCGGCTTGCCCGATCGCCAGGTCGCGACGATCGAGTTCGCCTCGGGTGTGATGGCCACCTTCACCTCCGTCATGGCCCAGCCCCGCTCCACCCGTCGGCTGCGCATCTTCGGCACCGAGGGGCTGCTCGAGGGCGATCTCAGCGCACGGAGCATCGAGCTGTCGTTCCCCGATCCCGCCGGCGGATCGAGCATGAGCACCGAGAGCGAGCGCGTGGAGATCGGGGCCAGCGGCCACCACGGCGGCGACGAGGTCCTCTGCGACACCTTCTGGCGCCTCGCCGCCGGGCAGGACGTCGTCCCCCGCGCCGATCTGGAGGACGGCATCGACGCGGTGCTGTGCGCGATGGCGCTCCAGGATTCGGCGCGCACCGGCCAGGGCGTCGAGATCGACCCGCTGCGGCGGACGGTGCTCGGGGCCGGGGAGCTGGTGGGCTGA